Proteins from a single region of Sesamum indicum cultivar Zhongzhi No. 13 linkage group LG5, S_indicum_v1.0, whole genome shotgun sequence:
- the LOC105162176 gene encoding transcription factor MYB82 produces MWLHQSISTHVSSFQVKKLETRDDDRIPMEAKLKKGFWKPEEDLILKKYVESHGEGNWTAVAKRSGLVRSAKSCRLRWKNYLRPNIKRGMMSEDERDLIIRLHKLLGNRWSLIAGRLPGRTDNEVKNYWNTHLNKRASRDQIKHLDSKTEEKREENLETTMALSTNEVERDAVTDTSWIDNLTNVDYSMDMPPLLPDYSPLFNDYDTFMPILDNFVLLETLGSRADEIIQETIFM; encoded by the exons atgtgGCT TCATCAATCTATATCGACTCACGTATCATCATTCCAAGTCAAGAAACTAGAAACACGAGACGACGATAGAATTCCGATGGAGGCGAAACTCAAAAAGGGTTTCTGGAAGCCGGAAGAGGACTTGATACTGAAGAAATATGTGGAGAGTCATGGAGAAGGAAACTGGACTGCTGTTGCTAAGAGATCAG GTTTGGTGAGGAGTGCAAAGAGCTGCAGGCTGAGATGGAAGAATTACCTGAGACCTAACATCAAACGTGGTATGATGTCTGAGGATGAAAGGGACCTCATCATTAGGCTGCATAAGCTTCTCGGCAACCG TTGGTCGTTGATAGCCGGTCGGCTCCCCGGGCGGACGGACAATGAAGTTAAAAACTATTGGAATACCCATTTGAACAAGAGGGCCTCCAGGGACCAGATTAAGCATCTGGATTCGAAGACTGAGGAAAAACGAGAGGAGAACCTGGAGACGACAATGGCATTGAGTACTAATGAGGTGGAAAGAGACGCCGTTACAGATACTTCTTGGATAGATAACCTAACAAATGTAGACTATAGTATGGATATGCCTCCACTCCTTCCAGACTACTCGCCACTCTTCAACGACTACGACACGTTCATGCCCATACTCGATAATTTTGTTCTGCTGGAGACATTGGGAAGCAGGGCAGATGAAATAATCCAGGAGACAATCTTCATGTAA